The Fortiea contorta PCC 7126 genome has a segment encoding these proteins:
- the psaC gene encoding photosystem I iron-sulfur center protein PsaC — MSHSVKIYDTCIGCTQCVRACPTDVLEMVPSDICKAAQIAASPRTEDCVGCKRCETACPTDFLSIRVYLGAETTRSLGLAY; from the coding sequence ATGTCTCATTCCGTAAAAATCTACGATACCTGCATTGGTTGCACACAATGCGTCCGCGCTTGTCCTACTGACGTACTGGAGATGGTTCCCTCGGATATCTGTAAAGCTGCTCAGATAGCCGCTTCACCCCGTACAGAAGACTGCGTAGGCTGCAAACGCTGTGAAACTGCTTGTCCCACCGATTTCTTAAGCATCCGGGTCTACCTGGGCGCTGAAACAACTCGCAGCTTGGGTTTAGCTTACTGA
- the glmS gene encoding glutamine--fructose-6-phosphate transaminase (isomerizing): MCGIVGYIGTQVATEILLAGLEKLEYRGYDSAGIATVWEGEVNCVRAKGKLHNLRSKLEQVEIPAQIGIGHTRWATHGKPEEHNAHPHLDTAMRIAVVQNGIIENYRELRDELKQKGHEFRSETDTEVIPHLIAEFLQHLPSPPHPTSVSPFLEAVRQAINHLEGAFALAVISADYPDEIIAVRQQAPLVVGFGQGEFFCASDTPAIVPYTRAVLPLENGEIARLTPLGVEIYNFAGDRLKRQPRLLNLSPTMVEKQGFKHFMLKEIYEQPGVVRASLDAYFSSTGIESPINLGLPAEFYADIEQIQIVACGTSWHAALVGKYLIEQLAGISTQVHYASEYRYAPSPIIAHTLIIGVTQSGETADTLAALAMEKERRQGKEDKYQARLLGITNRPESSLGYLVPHIISTLAGIEIGVAATKTFVAQLMAFYALALDLAARRQTLSPEKLTEIINGLRQIPQEIEATLESQERLIEHLAHDFAETQDFIFLGRGINFPIALEGALKLKEISYIHAEGYPAGEMKHGPIALLDAKVPVVAIAVPGSVYEKVISNAQEAKARDSRLIGVTPVKDGEAGEIFNDLIPISTVEELVSPILSVIPLQLLAYHIAARRGLDVDQPRNLAKSVTVE, encoded by the coding sequence ATGTGTGGAATTGTTGGATACATCGGTACTCAAGTAGCAACAGAAATTTTGTTGGCTGGGTTGGAAAAACTGGAATATCGCGGGTACGATTCGGCTGGAATCGCTACTGTTTGGGAGGGTGAGGTTAATTGTGTGCGCGCCAAGGGTAAATTGCACAATCTGCGTTCCAAACTTGAACAAGTAGAAATTCCCGCTCAAATTGGAATCGGTCACACTCGTTGGGCGACTCATGGTAAACCAGAAGAACACAACGCCCATCCCCACCTAGATACAGCAATGCGAATTGCTGTGGTGCAAAATGGGATTATTGAAAACTACCGCGAGTTACGAGACGAACTCAAACAAAAAGGTCATGAGTTTCGTTCGGAAACTGATACTGAAGTCATTCCCCATCTCATCGCTGAATTTCTTCAACATCTCCCCTCTCCCCCTCACCCCACCTCTGTTTCTCCTTTCCTAGAAGCGGTGCGCCAAGCTATTAACCACCTAGAAGGCGCATTTGCATTGGCGGTGATTTCTGCTGACTATCCTGATGAAATAATTGCTGTTCGTCAACAAGCACCCTTGGTGGTTGGTTTCGGTCAAGGGGAGTTTTTCTGCGCTTCCGATACACCTGCGATCGTCCCCTACACTCGCGCCGTGTTACCCTTAGAAAATGGCGAAATTGCTCGCTTGACACCTTTGGGTGTAGAAATTTACAACTTTGCTGGGGATAGATTAAAGAGACAACCCCGCTTGTTGAATTTAAGTCCCACCATGGTAGAAAAACAGGGATTTAAACACTTCATGCTCAAAGAGATTTATGAGCAACCAGGGGTGGTCAGAGCTAGTTTAGACGCTTACTTTAGTTCCACAGGTATCGAATCACCGATTAATTTGGGTTTACCTGCAGAATTTTATGCAGATATCGAGCAAATTCAAATCGTCGCTTGTGGTACTAGTTGGCACGCGGCTTTGGTGGGAAAATACTTAATTGAACAACTAGCGGGGATATCTACTCAAGTTCATTATGCTTCTGAGTATCGCTATGCACCATCACCAATAATTGCTCACACCTTAATTATTGGCGTGACTCAATCTGGGGAAACGGCTGACACACTCGCCGCTTTGGCGATGGAAAAAGAACGCCGCCAAGGAAAGGAAGATAAGTATCAAGCGCGATTGTTAGGGATTACAAATCGCCCTGAAAGTAGCCTTGGTTATTTAGTACCACATATTATTAGTACTTTAGCGGGAATTGAAATTGGGGTAGCGGCGACAAAAACTTTTGTGGCTCAATTGATGGCGTTTTATGCTTTAGCTTTGGATTTAGCAGCTCGGCGTCAGACACTTTCTCCCGAGAAATTAACAGAAATTATTAACGGATTACGACAAATTCCTCAAGAAATTGAAGCCACTTTAGAAAGCCAGGAACGTTTAATTGAACACTTAGCCCATGACTTTGCAGAAACTCAAGATTTCATCTTTTTGGGAAGAGGAATTAATTTCCCCATTGCTTTAGAAGGGGCGTTGAAATTAAAAGAAATTAGCTATATTCACGCCGAAGGTTATCCAGCAGGAGAAATGAAACATGGGCCGATCGCTCTTTTGGATGCTAAAGTACCTGTAGTAGCGATCGCTGTTCCTGGTAGTGTTTATGAAAAGGTGATTTCCAACGCCCAGGAAGCCAAAGCCAGAGATTCTCGCTTAATAGGTGTTACCCCAGTTAAAGATGGTGAAGCCGGAGAAATTTTTAATGATTTAATTCCCATTTCCACTGTGGAAGAATTAGTTTCTCCCATCCTCAGTGTGATTCCGCTGCAGTTATTGGCTTATCACATCGCCGCTCGTCGCGGTTTGGATGTTGACCAGCCGAGAAATCTCGCTAAAAGCGTCACTGTGGAATAA
- a CDS encoding Uma2 family endonuclease, translating to MVKSAPKLITVDEFIAQYGDSENYELIDGELIDMEPTGPHEQVSSLIGRKLNVEIDHQDLPYFIPHRCLIKLLGTNTAFRPDVIVLDQTQLINEPLWQQEPVITSAKSIKLIAEVVSTNWQNDYARKVEDYALLSVPEYWIVDYLGVGGREYIGKIKQPTVTICTLVKDEYQKRLFQNNDQLVSSIFPNLQLTAKQVFTAGGAVAM from the coding sequence ATGGTAAAATCAGCCCCCAAACTAATCACAGTTGATGAATTTATTGCTCAGTACGGCGATAGCGAAAATTATGAACTAATTGATGGGGAATTAATCGACATGGAACCAACAGGGCCGCATGAGCAGGTATCATCCTTGATTGGGCGCAAACTGAATGTAGAAATTGATCATCAGGACTTACCATACTTTATTCCTCATCGCTGCTTAATTAAACTATTAGGAACAAATACAGCATTTCGTCCCGATGTTATTGTCCTAGACCAAACACAACTAATTAATGAGCCATTGTGGCAACAAGAACCAGTAATTACGTCAGCTAAATCTATCAAACTAATTGCTGAAGTCGTCAGTACAAACTGGCAAAATGACTACGCCCGAAAAGTCGAAGATTACGCCTTACTGAGTGTACCTGAATATTGGATAGTCGATTATTTGGGTGTAGGTGGTAGAGAATATATTGGCAAAATCAAGCAGCCTACTGTGACAATTTGTACGTTAGTAAAGGATGAGTATCAAAAGCGATTGTTTCAAAATAACGATCAATTGGTTTCCTCAATCTTTCCTAATTTGCAATTAACAGCAAAACAAGTCTTTACGGCTGGAGGTGCTGTGGCTATGTAG